Proteins co-encoded in one Candidatus Korarchaeum sp. genomic window:
- a CDS encoding BatD family protein, translating to MRRLLPALLILLLCSQLPISADGVRYGGDAVVLIGSGPESVNKLCSVRLLSFISPNGTSQLLVRNSSFNGVTYNGTHLSFVLEENSTVIRVKDYGVSLLPPFLIRVESGEIVEVNYLSDKTSFGKFELIEAKKGRDARISINNEIIEGSWIPEFEGWLFHREWSAYMEPSYLILFNNGTYIAFGGMAKLHTNFVVLENISTKYSRVELSLSNDFILLRAFSLPIRLRKVDAIGLEEGLFAYGRDNTSLVEVECSGPVNFTIIDPKHCNICEFNGNKFYFDSNFTLQLAIDSPNEVMSGSSFKILVSPPHGASVISIVFGDSSIVLNNISIPMKIEMRAPITEREVMKELLVTVMTNDGIFGLRKEVRVLSTYMAQLLNSTEVYLLGGRGSILIKVYNFGDSLSQISNVKMDILGIKSEEISLNFPVYYQIPPKSSATISLPLDIPIGEYLGTIQLNLSDSMNRSYSLSLQSIKIVSISENPLSILAFVSPEIPNIGDYVKLSLSLSSAIPLEKLIVNVSSAGMDPISDTSKSLLNISERETVRLEFSFKAKSVGPSQVLISAYYLPKGYSTYKTAIKEVKVPIGNVEGIVYAEVNETNVKVGESIELKLRIESASGEVTIDFPRGAFIIESQGIVRGNEVIVTAPARVRIVLSFNSTGNFTLPSFAVFNRTRTLLVNAVHVNVIGGPVDEEERSLRARLAELNRRYKTLTEASSSMGPSDRELLDKVSILLRDSEDLINKKMYSDAEKSLREAESILSSLEERAYGYMSGLINFLMYFIIGAGFSSLLLIYRRLRKRRAIWK from the coding sequence ATGAGGAGACTGTTGCCCGCACTATTGATCTTGCTGCTATGTAGCCAACTCCCGATCTCAGCCGATGGTGTGAGGTACGGGGGAGATGCTGTAGTCCTTATAGGGAGCGGTCCTGAGTCGGTCAACAAGCTCTGTTCAGTGAGGCTCCTGAGTTTCATCAGCCCAAACGGGACCTCGCAACTTCTCGTTCGAAATAGTAGTTTCAATGGAGTAACATACAATGGAACTCACTTGAGTTTCGTTTTAGAGGAGAACTCCACAGTCATTAGAGTCAAGGACTACGGGGTATCCCTCCTCCCCCCGTTCTTAATAAGAGTCGAGAGTGGGGAGATAGTCGAGGTCAATTACCTGAGCGATAAGACTAGCTTCGGGAAATTCGAATTAATTGAGGCGAAGAAAGGAAGGGACGCGAGAATATCCATAAATAATGAGATAATAGAGGGATCATGGATTCCGGAGTTTGAGGGGTGGTTATTTCACAGAGAGTGGAGCGCTTATATGGAGCCATCCTACTTAATCCTCTTCAACAACGGGACTTATATCGCTTTCGGAGGGATGGCTAAACTCCATACGAATTTTGTTGTCTTAGAGAACATCAGTACTAAGTATTCAAGAGTCGAGTTATCTCTCTCAAATGATTTCATTTTACTCAGAGCTTTTAGTCTTCCCATCAGACTGAGGAAGGTCGATGCTATTGGGCTGGAGGAAGGTCTCTTCGCGTATGGACGCGATAACACGTCCTTAGTCGAAGTTGAATGTTCAGGTCCGGTAAATTTCACGATAATAGATCCAAAACATTGTAATATTTGTGAATTTAATGGAAATAAATTTTACTTTGACTCGAACTTCACTTTACAACTCGCTATCGATTCGCCTAATGAAGTAATGAGCGGGAGCTCATTTAAGATACTGGTAAGCCCCCCTCATGGAGCTAGTGTGATCTCGATAGTTTTCGGAGATTCCTCGATCGTTCTAAATAATATCAGCATCCCGATGAAGATTGAGATGAGAGCTCCTATAACAGAAAGAGAGGTTATGAAAGAATTACTCGTCACTGTAATGACGAACGATGGTATCTTCGGGTTAAGGAAGGAGGTGAGGGTCCTATCAACGTATATGGCGCAGCTCTTGAATTCGACCGAAGTCTACCTCTTAGGTGGGAGGGGATCCATCCTCATAAAGGTTTATAACTTTGGAGACTCACTTTCACAGATTTCTAACGTAAAAATGGATATATTAGGGATTAAATCTGAAGAAATTTCACTCAATTTTCCAGTCTATTATCAGATACCTCCTAAATCATCTGCTACGATAAGCCTCCCCTTAGATATACCGATCGGGGAGTACCTCGGGACCATCCAGCTGAACTTGAGTGATTCGATGAATAGGAGTTACTCCCTCTCCTTGCAGAGCATCAAGATAGTTTCGATCTCCGAGAATCCTTTATCCATCTTAGCATTCGTATCTCCCGAGATCCCGAATATTGGGGATTATGTCAAACTATCCCTCAGCTTAAGCTCCGCGATTCCGTTGGAGAAACTGATAGTGAACGTCAGTTCGGCTGGGATGGATCCTATATCGGATACCTCTAAGTCCCTGCTGAACATAAGCGAGAGGGAGACCGTAAGATTGGAGTTCTCCTTCAAAGCTAAGAGCGTGGGACCATCCCAAGTATTGATATCGGCATATTACTTACCTAAAGGTTATTCTACCTACAAGACTGCGATCAAGGAGGTTAAGGTACCCATCGGTAATGTTGAAGGGATAGTCTACGCAGAGGTCAATGAGACGAACGTGAAGGTGGGTGAGAGTATCGAATTGAAATTGAGGATCGAGAGTGCGAGTGGTGAAGTTACGATAGATTTTCCCAGAGGTGCATTCATAATCGAATCACAGGGGATTGTGAGGGGAAATGAAGTGATTGTAACAGCCCCAGCTCGAGTGAGGATCGTATTGAGCTTCAACTCCACAGGCAATTTCACTCTACCCAGTTTCGCAGTATTCAATAGGACTAGGACCCTCTTAGTTAATGCTGTACATGTGAACGTCATCGGGGGACCGGTAGATGAGGAGGAGAGATCCCTGAGAGCTAGGCTAGCTGAACTCAACAGGAGATATAAGACTTTAACTGAGGCATCGAGTAGCATGGGACCGTCAGATCGTGAGCTCCTCGATAAGGTTAGCATTCTATTGAGAGATAGTGAGGATTTGATAAACAAGAAGATGTACTCTGATGCGGAGAAATCATTGAGGGAAGCTGAGAGTATCCTTTCAAGTTTAGAAGAGAGAGCTTATGGTTACATGAGCGGTCTAATTAACTTCTTGATGTATTTCATAATAGGAGCAGGCTTCTCATCCCTATTACTCATATATAGGAGACTGAGGAAGAGGCGTGCAATTTGGAAGTAG
- the aspS gene encoding aspartate--tRNA(Asn) ligase — MGEEDLVRVHGWVSEIRNLGKVRFIVIRNWNEKVQITLKKGVVEDKLFDLTENLTQESVIEVLGREVKEKIAVGADREVIPERIIVHSIANPQLPLDPNWKVPAQVPTRFDNRPLDLRRPEIQAIFKIESSLLDGMEDWLRRNGFIRVFTPALIGAASESGAEVFKVLYFDKEAYLRQDPQLHRQLTILGGFERIYDLGTNWRAELSRTPRHLSEFRSLAVELAFIENEQDTMRVEEQLIREGIKRVIEERSKELELLNVNLDVPKVPFPELRFPKIYDILEEYGKIIEYGEDYDTESERILWQYVKENYNSDFFFVNRFPFKAKPFYVMKEDDTWARSVDLLYKGLELSSGGQREHRYDVLISQIREKGLDPKSLEWFTKFFAYGAPPHGGFAIGIERLLMKMLELNSVKEASLFPRDPDRILP, encoded by the coding sequence ATGGGTGAGGAGGATCTAGTGAGGGTTCATGGATGGGTAAGCGAGATCAGGAATCTTGGGAAAGTGAGATTCATAGTTATAAGGAATTGGAATGAGAAAGTTCAGATAACACTGAAGAAAGGTGTAGTTGAGGATAAACTCTTCGATCTCACCGAGAATCTGACTCAGGAGTCCGTGATAGAGGTCTTAGGGAGGGAGGTGAAGGAGAAAATAGCTGTTGGGGCGGATAGGGAGGTAATACCGGAGAGGATAATCGTGCATTCGATAGCTAATCCCCAGCTACCGCTGGATCCTAACTGGAAAGTACCGGCTCAAGTCCCAACTAGATTTGATAATAGGCCATTGGACTTGAGGAGACCTGAAATTCAGGCGATATTCAAGATAGAGTCTTCTTTGCTCGATGGTATGGAGGACTGGCTAAGAAGGAATGGTTTCATAAGGGTCTTCACTCCAGCGCTCATAGGGGCGGCTAGTGAGAGCGGAGCTGAGGTATTTAAGGTCCTCTACTTCGATAAGGAGGCTTATCTAAGACAGGACCCCCAGCTTCACAGGCAATTAACGATCTTGGGAGGTTTTGAGAGGATTTATGACCTTGGAACAAACTGGAGAGCTGAATTAAGCAGAACCCCGAGGCATTTAAGTGAGTTCAGATCTTTAGCTGTAGAATTGGCCTTCATAGAGAATGAGCAGGATACTATGAGGGTAGAGGAGCAGCTCATAAGGGAGGGAATTAAGAGAGTTATTGAGGAGAGATCTAAGGAATTAGAGCTCCTCAATGTGAATCTCGATGTCCCTAAGGTACCGTTTCCCGAACTGAGGTTCCCGAAGATTTATGATATCCTCGAAGAATATGGAAAAATAATTGAATATGGAGAGGATTATGATACTGAAAGTGAAAGAATTCTCTGGCAATATGTGAAAGAAAACTACAATTCTGACTTCTTCTTCGTCAACCGCTTCCCCTTCAAGGCGAAGCCGTTCTACGTGATGAAGGAGGACGATACTTGGGCTAGGAGTGTGGATCTCCTCTATAAAGGACTAGAGTTGAGTTCTGGGGGCCAAAGAGAGCATAGATATGATGTCTTAATATCTCAGATAAGGGAGAAAGGTCTGGATCCAAAAAGCCTTGAGTGGTTCACGAAGTTCTTCGCTTACGGGGCTCCTCCTCACGGAGGATTTGCGATAGGTATAGAGAGGCTCCTAATGAAGATGTTAGAGTTAAACAGCGTCAAGGAGGCCTCGCTATTTCCAAGGGATCCCGATAGGATTCTGCCTTAA
- the ileS gene encoding isoleucine--tRNA ligase, with amino-acid sequence MPKLRRLGRNFDPKSYEQEILRYWDEKKIYEKLRESRIGAKKFHFLDGPPYPSSDTPHPGTVWNKIVKDAVVRFKRGEGYFVLDKPGWDTHGLPIEVMTEKALGFSSKKDIEAFGIAKFVERCRELAARNIDSMTRHFKEFGVSLDWGSPYITYEREYIESAWWGIKKIWENGLLYQGERPVHWCPRCETVLSDYEVSESYKELIDPSIYVKFKLVNKPEYILIWTTTPWTLPGNVAVMVHPDEKYVKVRTDLGVLILAEKRLEHVMKEAGIKNYEIIEEFQGRSLEGLKYEHPLEDVVDLQRELRDHHMIILSSEYVTMEEGSGCVHSAPGHGKEDFEVCSRYGLPVKSPVDERGLFTAEAGKYAGLNVREANSLIIRDLEERGALVAKGTVVHKYPVCWRCDTPLIIRATRQWFIRISDIREKLLSESDKVKWVPKWGGERRFRDWLLGVEDWIISRQRYWGIPLPIWICEDCGKIEVIGSSMELEARSGIKLNDLHRPWVDEVSIKCESCGGTMRRIPDIMDVWYDSGISFFASLGYPYKTDSLSDVFPVDFITEGHDQVRGWFFSLLRMGVLLFGRAPYRSVLMHGFMLDEKGREMHKRLGNYVPPQEIVKRFGRDCFRAFVLTKVPWQDLRFSWRGMEEIWRKLNIIWNVYVFATTYIGDKEIRDLDPGVVRDPINRWLISRLNTMMKNFREAMEEYNLHVASNEIINFLVEDVSHLYLRVSRRKIRSKDEATSSEWMSVLYYVLRNAIPYLSIITPFLAEKIYLDAFMMDGDPESVNFLTLPEPDLRMIDKGLESLMDIVKGIISSSGQARSSAGLKRRQPLKRMIIYSENPDVKKAVDNFSEVILMEANLREVELGDPPKDGKWVEGSFNGGKIYLSLEIGEEELLEGLSRELIRRIQLMRKELGLTLGVERIEVYVQGDDDVRKAVDSFYDDIAWNSDADLIKVVNGPEEVSEFSLGKEWEIDGRKVMIWVRRI; translated from the coding sequence ATGCCCAAGCTCAGAAGACTGGGAAGGAACTTCGATCCCAAAAGCTACGAGCAGGAAATTTTGAGATACTGGGATGAGAAAAAGATTTATGAAAAGCTAAGAGAATCTAGAATTGGTGCAAAGAAGTTCCACTTTCTAGATGGGCCGCCCTATCCATCATCGGATACCCCCCACCCTGGTACCGTCTGGAATAAGATAGTGAAGGATGCCGTAGTGAGGTTCAAGAGAGGGGAAGGCTACTTCGTCCTCGACAAGCCCGGCTGGGATACTCATGGGTTACCGATAGAAGTCATGACAGAGAAAGCCCTCGGCTTCTCATCGAAGAAAGACATAGAAGCATTCGGAATAGCAAAGTTCGTGGAGAGGTGCAGGGAGCTGGCAGCGAGGAACATAGACTCCATGACGCGGCACTTCAAGGAATTCGGAGTATCATTGGACTGGGGCTCCCCCTATATCACGTACGAGAGAGAGTATATTGAGAGCGCATGGTGGGGGATAAAGAAGATATGGGAGAATGGGCTGCTCTACCAAGGGGAGAGGCCTGTCCATTGGTGCCCCAGATGCGAGACAGTCCTCTCCGATTATGAAGTCAGTGAAAGCTACAAAGAATTGATAGATCCATCTATATATGTAAAATTTAAGCTTGTTAATAAGCCTGAATATATTCTAATTTGGACTACTACGCCTTGGACACTTCCCGGAAATGTAGCAGTGATGGTGCATCCAGATGAGAAATATGTGAAGGTTAGGACGGATTTAGGAGTCCTAATACTGGCCGAGAAGAGACTGGAGCACGTTATGAAGGAAGCTGGTATTAAGAACTACGAGATTATAGAGGAATTTCAGGGAAGGTCTCTAGAGGGTCTGAAGTATGAGCATCCTCTCGAGGATGTCGTAGATCTTCAGAGGGAGTTGAGGGATCATCATATGATAATCCTGAGCTCCGAATATGTGACGATGGAGGAGGGGAGCGGCTGCGTTCACTCAGCCCCTGGACATGGGAAGGAGGACTTCGAAGTTTGCTCTAGGTACGGGCTCCCAGTTAAGAGTCCGGTGGATGAGAGAGGATTATTCACTGCTGAAGCCGGGAAATATGCTGGTTTGAATGTTAGGGAAGCTAATAGTTTGATAATAAGAGATCTGGAGGAGAGGGGCGCTTTAGTAGCTAAGGGTACTGTAGTGCATAAGTACCCCGTGTGTTGGAGGTGCGACACCCCCCTAATAATAAGGGCGACGAGACAATGGTTCATAAGGATATCCGATATAAGGGAAAAACTTCTCAGTGAGAGCGATAAAGTTAAATGGGTTCCCAAATGGGGAGGGGAGAGGAGGTTCAGGGATTGGCTACTTGGCGTCGAGGATTGGATAATATCTAGGCAGAGATACTGGGGGATACCTCTACCCATATGGATTTGTGAGGATTGCGGTAAGATAGAAGTAATAGGGTCCTCTATGGAGTTAGAAGCTAGGTCAGGTATCAAATTAAATGATTTACATAGGCCTTGGGTCGATGAAGTCTCAATCAAATGTGAGTCCTGCGGAGGTACTATGAGGAGGATCCCTGATATAATGGACGTATGGTACGACTCAGGGATATCCTTCTTCGCAAGCTTAGGATACCCTTACAAGACCGATTCGCTGAGCGATGTATTCCCAGTGGACTTCATAACAGAGGGGCACGATCAAGTGAGGGGATGGTTCTTCTCACTCCTCAGGATGGGTGTCCTCCTCTTCGGGAGGGCTCCTTACAGATCTGTCCTCATGCACGGTTTCATGCTCGATGAGAAAGGGAGGGAGATGCACAAGAGGCTTGGGAACTACGTCCCACCTCAAGAGATAGTTAAGAGATTCGGAAGGGATTGCTTTAGGGCCTTTGTATTGACGAAAGTTCCATGGCAGGATCTCAGGTTTTCTTGGAGAGGGATGGAAGAGATCTGGAGGAAGTTGAACATAATATGGAATGTTTACGTTTTCGCCACGACGTATATAGGGGATAAAGAGATCAGAGACCTAGATCCAGGGGTAGTAAGGGATCCTATAAATAGATGGCTCATTTCAAGGCTCAATACTATGATGAAAAACTTCAGAGAGGCTATGGAGGAATATAATCTTCATGTCGCGAGCAATGAGATCATAAACTTCTTAGTGGAGGATGTGAGTCACCTATATCTCAGGGTCTCCAGGAGGAAGATAAGATCTAAGGATGAAGCTACTTCTTCAGAATGGATGAGCGTCCTTTACTATGTGTTGAGAAATGCGATCCCCTACCTCTCTATAATAACTCCCTTCCTAGCTGAGAAGATATACCTAGATGCTTTCATGATGGACGGTGACCCTGAGAGTGTGAACTTCCTGACCTTACCGGAACCGGATCTCCGTATGATAGATAAGGGACTCGAATCCCTTATGGATATCGTTAAAGGGATAATAAGTTCATCAGGACAAGCTAGATCGAGTGCTGGGCTTAAGAGGAGGCAACCGCTCAAGCGGATGATAATATACTCGGAGAACCCTGATGTAAAGAAAGCTGTAGATAATTTCTCTGAGGTCATATTGATGGAAGCTAATTTAAGGGAAGTAGAGCTTGGAGACCCACCAAAAGATGGAAAATGGGTAGAGGGGAGTTTCAATGGTGGGAAGATATACCTCTCCTTAGAGATAGGAGAGGAGGAACTCTTAGAAGGCCTTTCTAGGGAACTCATCAGGAGGATACAGCTCATGAGGAAGGAATTAGGGCTCACTCTAGGTGTTGAGAGGATAGAGGTGTATGTACAAGGGGATGATGATGTAAGAAAAGCTGTCGATAGCTTCTACGATGATATAGCTTGGAACTCTGATGCAGATCTCATAAAGGTAGTGAATGGTCCTGAGGAGGTTTCAGAGTTCTCTCTGGGCAAGGAGTGGGAGATAGATGGGAGGAAGGTGATGATATGGGTGAGGAGGATCTAG
- the thiI gene encoding tRNA 4-thiouridine(8) synthase ThiI, which translates to MREFNALIIRYSEIGLKSPRVRSDMERALQRNLEEAYRNEGVSFVKVIKRAARLIVYTKDPKVREVTKLVLGVSSYSPSLEIDADLDSIVNTAKLVAEWGEGSFAIRVQRVTKEFPMTSLELAREIGARVKESTGRNVDLENPDQEIYVELIGGYAYVSDEKIRGYGGLPVGTQGKVLALISGGIDSPVAAWLLMRRGAQIIPLHFRKSPAEEETFMKIVDVLRRYSHGVKMEPIILEHGDFLSEISGRAREWTCLLCKRRMLVTADKIAKEIGAHGIVTGDSLGQVASQTLANLEVESRCLEKPVFRPLIGMDKEDIVKIAKEIGTYDISISYKESCPFVPKKPKTLANWRNFIKIAEKLGQEEIISGCSGA; encoded by the coding sequence ATGAGGGAGTTCAACGCACTAATAATCAGGTACTCAGAGATAGGTCTTAAGAGTCCAAGGGTCAGATCGGACATGGAGAGAGCTCTCCAGCGTAACTTAGAGGAAGCATATAGGAATGAGGGTGTCAGCTTCGTGAAGGTAATCAAGAGGGCTGCTAGATTGATAGTTTACACTAAGGATCCTAAGGTCAGGGAGGTCACAAAACTAGTCCTTGGTGTTAGCTCTTACAGCCCCTCCCTCGAGATAGATGCGGACCTAGATTCCATTGTAAACACTGCTAAGTTAGTAGCTGAGTGGGGAGAGGGGAGCTTCGCAATAAGGGTCCAGAGGGTGACGAAGGAATTTCCTATGACTTCCCTGGAGTTAGCTAGGGAGATAGGAGCTAGAGTGAAGGAGAGCACAGGTAGAAATGTGGATTTGGAGAACCCGGATCAAGAGATATATGTAGAGTTGATCGGAGGCTATGCTTACGTCTCCGATGAGAAGATCAGGGGATATGGAGGACTGCCCGTCGGTACTCAGGGTAAGGTCTTAGCGCTCATATCGGGGGGTATCGATAGTCCAGTCGCCGCTTGGCTCCTCATGAGGAGAGGCGCTCAGATAATCCCCTTACACTTCAGGAAGAGCCCCGCCGAGGAGGAGACTTTCATGAAGATAGTCGATGTCCTGAGAAGGTATTCTCACGGGGTGAAGATGGAGCCCATAATCCTGGAACATGGGGATTTCCTCTCTGAGATATCGGGGAGGGCGAGGGAGTGGACTTGCCTCTTATGCAAGAGGAGGATGTTAGTGACAGCTGATAAAATAGCTAAGGAGATCGGGGCCCACGGGATCGTGACTGGGGATTCTCTCGGGCAAGTCGCATCGCAGACTCTAGCGAACCTCGAAGTAGAGAGCAGGTGCCTTGAGAAACCCGTCTTCAGACCCCTGATAGGAATGGATAAAGAAGATATCGTTAAGATAGCTAAGGAGATCGGGACTTATGATATATCGATAAGTTACAAAGAGAGCTGCCCCTTCGTACCCAAGAAGCCGAAGACACTAGCTAATTGGAGGAACTTCATTAAGATAGCTGAGAAACTCGGTCAAGAGGAAATTATAAGTGGGTGTAGTGGGGCTTAG